The Candidatus Eremiobacterota bacterium DNA segment TTGCCGTCCGGCGTCATCGCTTGAATCGTCGCGCGCGTCGGATCCGTTTCCTTGCAGGCGTTGCACGACGAGCCGACGCTCGCGTAGAGCGTGCCGTTCGCGAGCGCGACGGTCGTCGTGCTGTGCGAACCGCTCCCGCCTGGGCGAACGCTCGCAATCTTCTGCGGCGCGCTGCGCGCTTCGCGGTCACCGCTGCGGTACGGGATCCGGTAGACGCCGAACTGGCCGCCCGCGTACAGCGTGTCGCCGACGATCGTCACGCCGTGCATCGGACGGTCGTCGAAGCTCGCGAAGATGCGCGGCGCGCCGGCGTTCTTCTCGGCGTCGGGGACGACGTAGATCGCATCGCCGTTCGTGCCGACGAACAGATCGCCGTTCGGCGCGACGGCGAGCTCTCGGGCGCGCGGAACGGTCGCGATCCGCTCGATGCTGAACCCGCTCGGCACGGTCGGGAGCGGGTCGGCCGCGCGCGCCGGCAGCGCGCCGAGCGCGACGAGACCGGCGAGCAGCGGGACGTGTATCGAACGACGGCGCACGCCTCGCCCTCTCAGCGACGAACCTTCGCGCTGGTCGCGAGCGCCGAGGGCCGAATGCGGTAGATGTTTCCGGTCGCGTCGTCGGCGACGAACAAGCTCCCTTGCGGGCCGACCGCGACACCGGTCGAGCGCCCGATCCGCGCCCCCGACGCGTTTTGAAAACCGGTCAGGAAGTCGTTCCACTGCGCCGTCGGGTCGTTCCAGTTCACCGCGCGCGCCGGCGCGCTGCCGTTGAGCGGCACGAACGCGACGTGCGGCGGCGCGATCGGCACGCCGTTGCTGCCGGCGTGCCACGAGCCGTGCATGCTCGCGAAGAGCCCGCCGCGCCAAGCGGCCGGAAAAGCGTACGCGCCGGTTTGCGATGTCGGATAGACGGCGACGCCGATGATCGTCGAGTACGCGGGGAACACCACTGCCGGAACGACGACGTTCGAGCAGTTCGCGCCTGGCGTGTACGCGACGTGGTTCTCTTCGCAGTCGGGCCAGCCGTAGTCGGCCGGCGCGGCGCGCGTCGAGACCGGATCGGCGTACTCGTACGGATGGCCCTGCGGCAGATTGTCTTGTCCCGCGCCGCCGGCCCACACGACGCCGCTGACCGGATCGGTGGTGATGCCGATCGCGTTGCGCCAGCGCCGCGCCTGCGCGCTCATGCCGCTGCCGTCGAGCGCCATGCGCTGAATCGTCGCCCGCGTCGGATCGGTCTCGACGCAGGCGTTGCACGACGAGCCGACGCTCACGTAGAGCGACGAGCCGCTCACCGTCACCGAGCTGCTGGTGTGGTCGGAGCTTCCGCCGGGGCGAACCGACGCGATCTTCTGCGGCGTGCCGCTCTGCGCGCCGGTGCTGTACGGGACGCGGTAGACGCCGAACTGCGTCGCGACGAACACGAAGCCGCCGCCGTACGCGACGCCTTGCGCCGGCGCGTCGTCGATCGTCGCGAACGTCGCCGGCGTTCCCGCGGCGCCCGGGCTTTCGGCGTTCGGCACGATCGCGACCGTCGTCCCTTCCGTCCCGACGATCAGGTCGCCGTTCGGGAGCGGGGCCAGCTGGCGCGCGCCGCCGACCTGCGCGATCGTGCTGATCAGGAAGCCGGCCGGAACGTGCAGGTTCGGATCGGCGGCCGGCGCCGGCGGAACGCTCGGCGCGCTGGTCGGCGTCGCGGTCGGAACGGGGGTCGGCGTCGCGGGCGCGCTGGTCGGGCCGCCGACGACCCCCACTACGACACCGGGCGGCTGATTGTTGCCGCTCGCCGGCGTGGTCGAGCCGCCGCCGGAGCATGCGGCGAGCGCGGCGGCAAGCAACGCGGCGCCGGCGAGCGAAGCGAGAAGCTGGTGCACTCGCAGCGGATCGCGGTGATCGACTACGGCGGCGGGAACGTCGGCTCGCTGCTGGCGGCGCTCGAGCGGCGCGGTGCGTCCTTCGCGCTGACCGAGGATCCGCGCGAGGTCGTGAGCGCCGGCGCGGCGATTCTGCCGGGCGACGGAGCGTTCGGCGCGACCGTCGAGGCTCTGCGCGACCGCGGGCTGGACTTGGCGGTGCGGGAGACGATCGCCGCGGGGCGGCCGTTCCTCGGCATTTGCGTCGGAATGCAAGTGTTGTTCGACTCCAGCGACGAGTACGGCGGCGCCGTGGGCCTGGGTATCCTACCCGGCAACGTACGGCGCTTCACGAACGCTCCCCGCGTCCCGCACATGGGCTGGAACGACCTCGTGATCGAGCGCACGCACCCGTTCGTCGGCGGACTCGCCGACGGCGCGTGGGCCTACTTCCTCCACTCGTACTGCGTCTCGGCGGGAGCGGACTCGCTCGTCGCCTCGTGCGAGTACGGCGAGCGCTTCGCGGCGATCGTCGCCCGCGACAACGTGATGGCGACGCAGTTCCATCCCGAGAAGAGCCGCGCCGCCGGCGCCCGTCTGCTCGACAACTTCCTCCGCATCGCCGCCGCGTGAGCCGCACGCTGACGCTCTATCCGGCGATCGACTTGCGCGCCGGCCACGCCGTGCGCCTCGAGCGCGGCGATCCGGCGCGCGAGACGCGCTACGACGCCGACCCGGTCGCGCGCGCGAAAGCGTTCGCCGCCGCGGGCGCGCAGGCGCTGCACGTCGTCGACTTGGACGGCGCGTTCGGCACCGGCGAAAATCAAACCGCCCTGCGTGCGATTTGCGGGGCGGCCGGCGTTCCGGTGCAGACCGGCGGCGGGATTCGCAGCGCGAACGACGTCGAAGCGCGCTTCGCCGCGGGCGCGCACGCCGTCGTGATCGGCACGCTGCTGGTCGAAAAGCCGGACGAAGCGCGCGCAATAGCGGAGCGCTGGGGCGAGCGCATCGTCGCCGGCATCGACGCGCGCGGCGACGCCGTCGCGACGCGCGGCTGGGTCACCGCAACCGCCGTCTCGCGTGACAAGCTGGTGCGGACCGTCGCCGCGTGGGGGATTCGGCGCGTCGTCTACACCGAGATCGCGCGCGACGGAATGGGCGCCGGCTACGACGTCGCCGCGCTGGCGCACGTCGCGTCGCTTGCGCCGCTGCGCGTCACCGCCAGCGGCGGCGCGCGCACGCTCGCCGACCTGCTCGACCTGCGCGCCGGCACGCCGGCGAACGTGGACGCGGCGATCGTCGGCCGCGCGCTCTACGAAGGAACGCTCGACCTCGCCGAAGCGCTCGCCGCGCTGCGCTGATCGAGATGGGGCACTCCCAAAGTGTCGTTGTCTTCCACTGTAAGCGCCTCTTTCGCATAAGCCGCGAAAGATGTAAATTGAGCTGTCGTCAAATATCGCTATCCAAGCCATCATGAGCTCCTTGTGTAATCATGGTCTCTTGATGGTCGCTCGGATCTCCACAATTGAAAAGAGACCCAATTCGCACGAAACTGGACCCGTAGAGTCCCAATCGCCTTCGATCTGGACTCTATTCAAAAATGCGTAGATATGTAAGAGTAGACCAATGCCCAAGCTAAAAGCAAATGCCTCATGGTACGTAGCGCTGCGATTCGGAGCGTGGTTAGATTGGCAGCAAAGAAGGCTGAAATGGAGCAATTACCGGCTCGGGAAGGTGCTGGGCGGCGTACAAGCGTCACGCGTTAAGTCATGGCTGATAGGTGCACGCGCGATCTCACCGGAGACCGCATTTGATTATGGCCAGCGACTAGCTCGGGCCGGATCGGAGTTTGCGAGCGGACCACTTGCTCTTTTCGCGTGCGGCTTCTTCGCAGATTACCTGAAGCTACTCCAGCGGCTAGGCTCGATGCTATGGGACGACGGTAATCGGCTCGCAGTAACTTTATATTGTGGAACGCCACACGCACTCGCTTGGCTCGATGAATTCGGCGGAGAGGAGGTACACCGGCGCGCCATGGACAAAATGTTTGCGTCGGGAAGAGGGCTTACGCGGACCACTTATCGGGAATCGACGTACATATGTGGAAATCGCCGGGTGCCACGTTCACTAATAACAGATCTTCGCAATGACAGCTCCTCGGAGGCTATTCTTCGCAGCTATGATGACGCTTGGGAGCAAACGCTGCGAGATGAGCCATTCGCCGATGAAAGTTTCGGCTATGAAATCAATGAGACGCCGTACGACCTAGATCCCGAAGACGACGAACCATACAAGATTGCTGTGGAACGCTGGTTATCCCTGATTCGAGTGCGCCCTGAGATTTCAGAGAGTCTCAGAACTTGGGCGCTTGAGCGCCCTCGTGGAATGGGGTTCACGCCAGGCTCTTTGCTTCAATGGTTCCAAGACCGTCCCTCGGTTTTGCGGACTAAGAGTCAACTGCTATCCGCGTTGCCACAACCCGGGAACTGGACCTTAGACGAAGCAGAATGCGAGCTTCTTGGCGCCTTCGAGCGGCGGGACACCGCGATTGGCGTAATCGACTATGTCATTGAGTATGCTGCGACCAAAGAAGCGCCTTATCTAATGTTTACGGCGCCCCGAGCGTGGAGAATGCTGACTGAATGGGCAGTATTGTTGGACGAACGCGCTTTCAGAAAATTGCGACGCTTCATCCCTCCTGCTTATAGACCGATTTGGTAGCGCAATCGGTGGTGACGGGCAGTTAGGCGAGCGCCCTTCGGGTAGAAAAGACGACGTTGAAGTGATCCGCATCGTACACGAGGTCGCTGCCGGTTCATGACCTGCTCCACGACGACCATCATGTCCGAATCATCGAGGACTGAGGCCAGCTAGCTTATAATACTAAACTTAAGGAGCATGCCATCGCTGCCTCGTAGGAAAGGACCAAGCGCACGCCTCAAGTTTGGATAAACTTATTGCACTTTCACGTCATAACTCCACCTAATCTTGCCTAAAGTGCTAGAATCGACTTGTGGACCCGCTCTTGAACCCCTACCGCCCAGGTGCGGGTACGCAACCACCGCTCCTTACCGGCCGCGACGACTTGATCTCGACGTTTGAGGTTACGCTTCGACGGACGCTTGCTTTGCAACCGTCGAAAAGCCTCATGCCGATTGGACTTCGAGGGGTCGGCAAAACGGTGTTGCTCAATCGCTTCGCGGCCGACGCAGTGAAGCTGGGCTATGAGGTGTGTTCTTTGGAGGCGCCCGAAGGGGGCAATTTGCCGTTGCTGCTCGTCGCGAAGCTGCGCCGTGCGCTCTACTCCTTGGACGCCACGGCGAATCTAAGGAAAAAGATCACCCGAACAATAGCGCAAGCGCTAGGTGTCCTCAAGAGCTTTGCTCTCTCCACACCGGATGGATCGAAGATCTCGCTCGACCTCGATCCTGCAAGGGGATTCGCTGACTCCGGCAATCTGACCGAGGATCTGACTGACGTCCTAATTTCGGTCGGCGAAGCTGCAAGGGATGTCGAGAGCGGACTGATGATCGCAATCGATGAGATTCAATATCTTGAAGACAGTGAGTTTGCGTCCCTTATCACCGCTATTCACCGCACGACGCAGAAGGATCTTCCGGTTGTTCTCGTCGGCACTGGCCTGCCATCAGTGCCAGGCCGCGTTGGCGAGGCAAAGTCTTATTCAGAGCGCTTATTTGCCTTTCCATCGATCGGCTCTCTTCCCGTCGACAGTGCGAAGGCTGCCGTGTCGGAGCCGGCGGCTGCCCGAGGCGTTCGGTTCGAGGACGGCGCACTTGATGAAATCATCAAAGTAACGCAGTGTTATCCATACTTTCTTCAAGAATGGGCGTCCCATGTGTGGAATCATGCTCCCAAAACGACGATTACGCGTAGTGACGTATCGGCCGTGCGCGAGGTCGTTCAGAGCGCTCTCGACAGCAACTTTTTCCTCGTGCGGCTCGATCGTTTGACGCCTGCAGAAA contains these protein-coding regions:
- the hisH gene encoding imidazole glycerol phosphate synthase subunit HisH, producing MALRQIVLSRAAGPHDAADRIGGDADRVAPAPRLRAHAAAVERHALNRRPRRIGLDAGVARRADAHVERRAAHRHRAAGVVGASAGANRRDLLRRAALRAGAVRDAVDAELRRDEHEAAAVRDALRRRVVDRRERRRRSRGARAFGVRHDRDRRPFRPDDQVAVRERGQLARAADLRDRADQEAGRNVQVRIGGRRRRNARRAGRRRGRNGGRRRGRAGRAADDPHYDTGRLIVAARRRGRAAAGACGERGGKQRGAGERSEKLVHSQRIAVIDYGGGNVGSLLAALERRGASFALTEDPREVVSAGAAILPGDGAFGATVEALRDRGLDLAVRETIAAGRPFLGICVGMQVLFDSSDEYGGAVGLGILPGNVRRFTNAPRVPHMGWNDLVIERTHPFVGGLADGAWAYFLHSYCVSAGADSLVASCEYGERFAAIVARDNVMATQFHPEKSRAAGARLLDNFLRIAAA
- a CDS encoding 1-(5-phosphoribosyl)-5-[(5-phosphoribosylamino)methylideneamino] imidazole-4-carboxamide isomerase, encoding MSRTLTLYPAIDLRAGHAVRLERGDPARETRYDADPVARAKAFAAAGAQALHVVDLDGAFGTGENQTALRAICGAAGVPVQTGGGIRSANDVEARFAAGAHAVVIGTLLVEKPDEARAIAERWGERIVAGIDARGDAVATRGWVTATAVSRDKLVRTVAAWGIRRVVYTEIARDGMGAGYDVAALAHVASLAPLRVTASGGARTLADLLDLRAGTPANVDAAIVGRALYEGTLDLAEALAALR
- a CDS encoding AAA family ATPase, with the translated sequence MDPLLNPYRPGAGTQPPLLTGRDDLISTFEVTLRRTLALQPSKSLMPIGLRGVGKTVLLNRFAADAVKLGYEVCSLEAPEGGNLPLLLVAKLRRALYSLDATANLRKKITRTIAQALGVLKSFALSTPDGSKISLDLDPARGFADSGNLTEDLTDVLISVGEAARDVESGLMIAIDEIQYLEDSEFASLITAIHRTTQKDLPVVLVGTGLPSVPGRVGEAKSYSERLFAFPSIGSLPVDSAKAAVSEPAAARGVRFEDGALDEIIKVTQCYPYFLQEWASHVWNHAPKTTITRSDVSAVREVVQSALDSNFFLVRLDRLTPAEKDYMRVMAELGAGPHRSADIAARYGAKMESVSPLRSQLIRKGMIYSPAYGDTAFTVPLFDDFLRRVMPAPLAKRQAKKKS